The Leptospira tipperaryensis genomic sequence AGCTTCAAGACAAGAGGCTCGCCTCCGGAAAAGGAAGTAGCGTAGGTGAATACATTGAGGAGTTATCCGCACTCTTTCGTTACGATGCAACGGAAATCTTCAACACGGGAGACGATATTGCAGTTTTGGAACTCTTAGAAGACATCCAAGCGAACCTACCCGAAAAGCAGTGGGAGAATGTTCTTCGAAAAGCGATCAAAAAAACCGGAGTTCAGGAAAAGGACAAAGCCTACAACGAACTCAAGGAATTGATGAGCGAAGGTGAAGAAGAATCCGAAACTGAGGAAGAAGAAGTCGGGGTTTAAACCCGGCTTTTTTCTTTTCCACTTAAAGCGACACTCCCCCGTAGAAATTCTACAAACAAAGAATTCTCCTTCCTCAAAAAAATCGTTCCTCTGTGGGAACTCTTACATCTAAAAACTTTTTCACAGAAAAATTCCAAATCCAAATATCTCTTTCGATCTTCGAGATTCGACATTTTACGTCCGTTCTTCCTTGAGTAATTTGTCCATTTTGATTTTTAAGAAGACAGAATCTTTCTCCTACGAACAATCTGTCCGGAAACTTTTTTCGGGAGAATCGACAAAGATGGACATCAAAGAAAAACACTACGATCTCATTCTGATCGGATCCGGAATCGGAGCCTTGACCGTGGCTTCTTTGATGGCACAGTATAGGAACAAAAAAGTTCTGATTCTCGAGCAACACTTTAAGGCCGGCGGTTTTACACACGTCTTCAAAAGAGAAGGTAAATTTCTTTGGGATGTGGGAATTCATTACATCGGAGATATGGATGAGAATTCGATGCTCCGAAAAATCTTCGATCTTATTACAAGAGGTGAAGTTCAATGGTTTAAAATGCCTCAAATCTTTGAAAAGTTCGTCTATCCCGGAATCACTTTTGGGGAAAACAGCGATCCGGAAGAATATAAGAAAGATCTAATATCTTTATTCCCGGAAGAAGCAAAGGCGATCGGACATTATTTCGAAGACGTTCAGAAAGTCGCAGGATGGCACGGAAGACACATGATGCTCAAAGCCCTTCCCCCATTCTTAGATAAATTCGGACACGCGATCGACCTCATCGGCGCAGACTCCGCTTTGATCACAACCAAAGAATATATGGATCGGAATTTCAAATCTCCAAAACTCAAAGCGATCTTGGTTTCACAGTGGGGAGACTACGGACTTCCACCTTCTATGAGCGCGTTTGCGATCCACGCGTTGATCGTCGCGCACTATCTCAAAGGCGGTTATTATCCGATCGGCGGTTCTGGAGTGATCTCCCAGTCGATCCAAAAAATCGTCCAAGAAAAAGGAGGAAGAATTCTTCTCTCCAGAGAAGTTCAGGAAATTCTAATCGAAGACGGAAAGGCAGTCGGCGTAAAAGTTAAAAATCGAAAAAAATCCGAAGAAGCCAAAGAGGACGTCATCGAAGAATATACCGCAGGCGCAATCGTTTCCAACGCGGGAGCTTACAACACTTATACGAAGCTGATTCCTTCCAAATATCAAATCCCGTTTTTAGACAAACTCAAATCGTTTACGGATCGCTTTCCTTTGACCACAAACGTCACCTTGTATCTCGGTCTAAAAGATGATCCTAAAAAGATGGGATTCTTAGGAGAAAATTATTGGATCTATAGTTCCTTTGATCACGATCAAAATTTTAAGGAAGGAATCAACTGGATCGAAGGAAACAACAAGGTTCCCGGAGCCTATTTGTCCTTTCCTTCTCTCAAAGATCCCCACGCACACGGACATACCGCCGAAGTCATCGCATTCAGCGACTACTCACCTTTTGCAAAGTGGAAGGATCAGCCTTGGAAAGAAAGGGACGAGGATTATAAAAAACTAAAAGATTCCATTCGAGATCGACTCTTGGATTATTTAGAAGAACGTTTTCCCGGCTTTAAAGCCAATATAGAATACAGTGAAGTCTCCACTCCCCTTACCACGGAGCACTTCACACAGCACAAACGAGGAACTATTTACGGCCTTCCCTGTGTTCCCGATCGTTTCCGCGAAAAAGAAGCCCCTTGGTTCTCTCCGGTCACCCCTATCAAAAATTTATTTCTTACCGGAGCCGACGCGGCCTCTCCCGGAATGAGCGGGGCGATGATGGGTGGAATCAGCGCCGTAGCCCATCTCACCGATGGTTTGAAAATGATTCAGATCTTTCGAGAAGCGGGTAAAAAAAGATAAGCGCGCTCGAAGACGTGAGTCATTACTCACGTCACGATCGAAAATTCTCTTTGAGATTCTGCTGTTTTGTAAATTAGCAAAATTTGCTTGATCTATCTGCCAGATAGTATCTAACAGATATAAGACTCTTTTTTAGGAATTTTGCTTTTATAAGACAGAGATGAAGTTTTTCAGCGGCTCTCCAATCCAATCTTTCCGTCCAATTCGTTTTTATCAGAACCATTTCTCTGCTTTTCGGATAATTCTTTAAATGGCGAGAGTAAACAAGACACGTTATGCGCTCTTAGGAATCCTCGGAGAAAACCCGATGAACGCCTATGAAATCAAGAAGACGATAGAACAGAGTATCGGTTTTTTTTGGCAGGAGAGTTTTGGACAGATTTACCCGATTCTCAAACAACTGGAAAAGGAAGCCTGCCTAAAGTCGTCCAAAGAAAAAAAAGGAAGCGGTTCCGAAACCACGATCTACAAGATAACTCCTAAGGGAAAAAAAGAACTCAGAGACTGGCTCGAAAAACCGGTGGAAAAATCCCCATATCGAAACGAACTCCTCTTAAAACTTTTTTTTGGGAATCACGTGAAGAAGGAAGTTCTGATCAAACATCTCCAAGACACAAAAGAAGAAGTCCTTCGCCTAATGGACATTTATGAAAATATTCGTAAATTCGTGAGCGAAATGGAAAATCCTGAAACAAACAAGACACTGAGTTTGATCACTCTCGATTTTGGAATCACAACTGCGAAAGGTTTTTTAGATTGGGCCGAAGAATCCCGCGATAAGATAAAAAAGTCAGATTTTTAATCCGAACTTGTTTTTCTACTTCCCAGTCGGATCTCTTTTCCTTACGCTACTACTAGTTCCGAGAGAAAAAACAACCTCTTGCAACTTTTCACGTAGAGTCCCTCATTATGAACTTCCCACCTCTGCAAGAAACAATGGACCTCACATGGTCTCCATTTGCGTTTTACTCAGGGCTTTCTTTTTCCATCTTCACGATCAATTTTTATATCACTTATAGGAATCTAAGAGTTCGGGGAAGTAAGGAATTTTTATTTGTTCTTTTGGGTTTTGCTATCTATGCCTTCGGAAGTTTTTTCGAACTTCTTTCCCGAAATGAAAGATGGATTTTATTCTGGGACGACTTTCAATTCATCGGAAACGATATCATCGTAATCGCCATTTCTTTTTTTATTCCCAGAATCACTTCTCTTACGTTCGTTTATAAATTTCCTCTTGTGATTTTTTTAGTCTTGGTTCCGCTTTGTAACGAAATTCTAATCTGGTCCGGTTGGCATCCGGAATGGATCCGAACTCATATTCTTTATCTTACGGATTCTCCTTGGAAGGCCCTGACTTACGACTACGGCCCTTGGATGAAACTTTTCGTCGTCTATTATCTTTCGGCTCAATTGTTAATCGTCGCCATCTTGATTTGGAAGTTCGTAACGCTCAAGGGCTTTCGTAAGGCACAGATGTTCCTTCTTCTGATCGGAATTCTTTTTCCTTTTTTGGGGGCTTTGATGACCGTCGCGGGTCTCTTTCCCTTTCTCAATCCACATTTGGACGTTTTCCCAATCACGGGTTCCATCACGGCTTTGGTTTGGGCGTACGGACTCTTTTACTTTCGGATGATGGATCTGATTCCGGTGGCAAGAGACAAAGTTTTCAACTTGATTCAGGACGGAATTCTTATATTAGATAAAAATAATATAATCCTCGATTATAACGAGGAAGCCTTAAAACTTTTTCTGAATCGGCTCGATACAGCCGGAATCACCCTCAAGGAAATTTATCCCGACTTGGACCAACTCATTCAAAGATTTAAGAATGAAAAAATCGATTCGATTCCGGATTTGCGTCTTTTTGTAAATGGAGAATTGAGATACTACGAAGTCGCTCTGAGAAATTTTTCAAGCCAGTCGGACCAAAGCGATTTTTGGATTCTTACGTTGAGAAATATTACCGAAAGAAAACTGGGAGAAGAAAGAGCGATCGAAGAAAAGAACTTCTTAAATATGATTTTGGATTCGACCAGGGTCCTTTTCGTCGCACTGGATAAGGAAGGAAAGATTCTTCGATTCAACAAAGCCTGCGAAAACGCTTTCGGTTATTTATCCGAAGAGGTCCGCGGTTATCCGTTCTGGGATATTTTCGCGGAAGCTCACAAGAAGGATCAAATCAAAAAGATCTATCTAAGAATGATTCGAGGAAAGTTTCTTCCCAAGACCCAGGAACAATGGATCGGAAAACACAAGGAAAGAAAACTCATCCAATGGGAAAACAGAGAGATCAAGGACAGAAACGGAAAAACGGATTATATCATTTCCGCCGGAGCCGATCTCACGGATGTGTATAACGCGGAAAATGAAATTGCAAATTTAAGATCCGCGTATGCTGAGATCACGAGAAAAAATCAATTGATCGAAGATCAAAAAAAAGAACTCGAAGAGATCATCGACACTCTTACAAAAACCCAAGCTCAACTCGTTCAAACCGCCAAACTCGCCGATCTGGGACAATTGGTTTCCGGGATCGCACACGAAATCAACAATCCGTTAGGCGCCATTCAAGCTTCGAATCAGAACATTCAGCACTATACAAGATCCTTCAGGGAAAAATCAAAAGACTACTTTCTACTCTTAAACAAACTTCCGGAGAGAATTCGAGACCAGATCTCTTCACTGATCGAATTCGCGGGAAATCATACGGACTTGGTGCTCGGCTTGGAGAGAAGAAAAAGAGCCAAAGAAGTCAGAATCAATCTTGAGAAAATCGGAATCGAAAATCCTTCAAACGATCTCTGCGAGATCGCGATCGAATGCGGACTCTACGGAAGAGAAGGAGAATATTCTGAAATTCTAAAACATTCCGAAGTGATCGGTATTTTGGAATTGATTACCGATCTTTTGGGACCGGAAAGAAATTCCCAGACGATACAAACCGCGGTAGAACGTTCTTCAAAAATTCTTTACGCTCTCAAAAGCCTCGCCCATTTCGAAAGCAATAGTATTTTAGAAGAAGCGAATATTCGAGAAAACATAGATATCGTCCTGGCGCTCTATCAAAATCTGTTTCGACACGGGGTGGATCTTTCCGTTGAATTCGAAGAACTTCCTCCGGTTCCGATCTATCGGGACGACCTTCTTCATCTCTGGACCAATCTCATCATGAACGCGGTCCAAGCGATGAACTATTCAGGAAAATTGAATATTGTCGGTCTTCGAGAAAACGGTTATGCGGTCATCAAAGTGGAAGATTCGGGTCCGGGAATTCCGGATTCTTTAAGGGATAAAATTTTCGATCCTTTCTTTACTACCAAACCCCCGGGAGAAGGAAGCGGCCTGGGGCTGGATATCTGTCTGAAAATTGTAGAAAAACACAATGGAAAGATCGTCTTCGAATCCGAACCGGGAAAGACGGTGTTCACCGTTCGACTTCCCTATCGACATTCTTAGATTTTTTTGTTAAGCGACATCGAACTATAAAATCCCCTTTCTAGGAAGAAGCCGGATCTCATCCGGATATACAGCGTCGGGAAGCGTGGAAAGAGTGGCTAACCACTTTCCAAAGTCGTCCACAGGGATCATATCATCCTGATCAAAACCTTCTCTTCCCTTCCAAATATCCGTGTAAACCGCGCCGGGATAAACCGTAATCACACGAATCCCTTTCGGTTTTAATTCTTCTCTAAGAGCTTTGGCAAAACCCGCGATCGCGTGTCGACTCGCACAGTACGCGGTCGATTCCGGAAATCCTTGATAACCCGCGGTGGAGGAAAGATAACAAAGAAAAGCTCCGGGTTTTAATAAAGGAAGAATTTCCTTCGTTAAAACAAAGAGAGAATTCAAGTTGAGAACGAAATGAGCATTCCATTCTTCTAATGTGATTTGTTCCACCGGTTTGAAGAGGCCGTTTCCAAAGGTAAAATAGACCCCCGATAAAATAGGGAATTGTTTCTGCAAGGAAGACACAAATTCGGGAACTTCCGAAATTCGGGAAAGGTTACAGTGATAATTCTTTCCAAATTCAAACGGGGATTTGGACTCACGTTCGATTCCGGTTCTGGAGATCCCGATCGCATTCTGACCGATCGCATTCAGATTTTCTAATACGGATTTTCCGATGCCTGAACCGGCTCCAGCTACAAGAATGGGCAAAATTTCCTTAGAGGAAGGCAAAACGTTTTCCCTTACGAAAAAGTTGCCGGATATACCGGAAACTCCGTAGAAAAAACTTCGGCCCGATCACGATCGGCGGAGGATTGTTCTTGGCGAACCGCTTTTGTTTCTCTTGGATAAGATAAACTTTTCCAAGAAACCATATATTTTAGAATAAAATCGGTAGCTTCCAGATTTCGATTGGCGACGATCAGATCCTTTCCCCAAACCGTAATCCCATGTTTTTCGATGATACAAAACGGAACGACGGGCTTGTATTCTTTCAGATATCTTTCCAAACAATCGGAAATGTCCTGAACATTCGGAAAATTGTATATTACAGGAACATAAACTTTCGGATTCTCATCCCAGATCCCGTAAGCTTTTAAGATTTCGATGGAGGGAAGTTCCAGAAGAGCGATCGGTTCCGCTTTGGAAGTATTGGCTCCGATCAGATTGGATTCCAAGGTATGAACGTGAAGCCCGCATCCGGCGCCTTCTACGGCTCTATAAACCGCGCGGTGAATCGAAGTTTCCGCACTGGGCTTGAGTCCCTTTTCGGGTTTTGCTCCCTTAGAAGACGCGGGCTTTCCCGATTCTAAATCGACAAAAAGAAAATTACGTTTGTTTAATAGGTTTTTGTCGAGTCCGCTTCCGCTGACCCAGAATCCGGATTCTCCCGCAAAACGAACGGAGAGATTGCCGGCGGTTCCGGGCATCCATCCGTTTTTGTGATAAGCGGCTCCCAACAAAGAGAGCCGTTCCAGTTGTTTTTTGACGGACATATCAGTCCAGTGAATTGGTTTCTTCCACGTAGTTCGGAACCCAACCACTCATGTCTTGGAAGTAACGTACTGCCTTGATTCTTTTTTGATCGTCGAGATAGAACCAGTGATTGGTGTTTCTCGGAACGGAAATAAAATCGTCTTTCACAACGTGAACTAAGAATTTTTCGCCCTTGAGAGCAAAACCGAAAACTCCGGATCCATCCACGATATAACGAACTTCTTCGTCGGTGTGATAGTGAACTCTATCAAACTTTGCGAGCATCTCGCTCAAACCGGAGACGTTCGGATGAAGTACGATCAGATCTCGGGATTGGTATCCTTCTTTTTCTTTTAAGGTTTGAAAACGATCGTCGAGTTTACCTAAGAGACTTTCCTTTTCAGCGTCCGCCAAAACTTCTTTGTTCGTAAGTTCGGTCGCGCCTTCGGGAACTTTCCAATGATCGTAATCGATTCCTCTTTCTTTGAGAAAGGATTTTACTTCGTTTGTCTCCTTGATTTCAGGAAGACCGTTTTGTCTTACTATCGTTGCCATAGTAGTACCTCCGCAGATGTTATTTGTTGACCCTTTCTACGTAAGTGAGATCTCGCAGGTCTATTTTTACGACGTCGCCCTGCTTAACGAAAATAGGAACGTTGATTTCTCCGCCGGTTTCGACGGTGACGCGTTTTTGCGCGGTTCCGGAAGTGTCGCCTTTCAGACCTTCTTCCGCATAGGTAACTTCTAAGATGGCAAAGTTCGGAGGAATCACTCCGATCGGTTTTCCTTCATAGAACGTAACTTCCATCGCGGTTTCTTCTTTTAAGAATGGAAGAATGTCTTCCACATATTCTTTAGACACCGGCATTTGTTCGAAGTCGTTTGAGTCCATGAAGATGATATCATCTCCTTCGGTGTAGCAGATGGTCATATTTCTTTTTTCTAACTCGACACTTTCTAATTTTTCTGCCGCTTTGAAGGTGCGTTCGATGGAACTGTTTCTGGTAAGGTTTTTCAGTTTTGTTCTGATAAAAGCCGAGCCCTTACCCGGGTTTACGAATTCGGTTTTTACAACCGAGTAAAGATCCCCTTCCACTTTGAGAACCATACCTTTTTTTACTTCTGTGATACCAAGAGTCATGGATTTTCCTACGAATAGATTGCGCACCTTCTATTGGTTTTGAAACAGGCCCCCTGTCAAGAAAAAGAAGCCACACAAGGCGACCCTTAGAGAGCGTTGTGGCCAAAGGACGCGATAGCGGTTGGCTCTTAGCGAAGCTAAGAAATAGCGATCCGTAGCCCTCCAGAAGTTGTCTGGAGGATCTTTAAGAAAAACCGTCGGAACTACGACAGTTCCACCGTAAAAGTCGCGCGCCCCACCCGAATTTTGGGCGGAGGGGCGGGTGGTGGAAAAATTCCAGAGACTTTCCTCTATCACAAAATCAAACTTTTCGCAAGCAAAAAGTCCCGTGTAGGAACTCAAACAAAGAGCTTTTCTAGGTCCGTTCTACCGAGTTGATGGAAAGGCACAATCAAGCGCCGTCCGTCAAAGGAGCAAAATCGAGTTTTGGAGCCATTCTACGGAGTTCTTTGAACGATCCGAAGCGCCGAAAGCGATGTGGTAATTTGTAATAATTCAAGCTCGAATTGTAATAGACTTTTTTGAGATCAAAAACACGCTCCCGGGGAACTCAAGTAGGAACGTAAAGCAGACGTATGAAATTGAAATCTCTAATCTTATTCGCAATCATTCTATCGGTAGCGCTTACCGGAAATTGTAAGCCGAAAGAAACGATCACAGTTACCGGATCCGAAACCATGCACATGATGCTTCAGATGATCGGATTGGAATATTCCAGAAAAAAATCCGGAACACAAGTGATCGTAAACGGTGGCGGCTCCATCGAAGGAATCGAAAAATTATTCCAGGGAAAGACGGACATCGCCGCTGCGAGCCGACCCCTTACTGAGAAAGAACTCAAAGAATTCGATTCGAGAGGAAAATTTGAATCTCTCGCGGTCGCTTACGACGGAATCGCGATCATCGTAAATCCGTCCAACGCGGTTCGTAAGATCAGTTTGGAAACCGCTTCGAAAGTATTCTCCGGAGAAATCAGCGACTGGTCCAAACTCGGAGGCAAGGCCGGAAAAATCCAAGTAGTCATTCGAAACGATAAGTCGGGAACAGCGGCTTACTTTGAAACTCACGTATTAAAACAAAAAGATCTCGGACAAAAAAATTACGAGGCTCGTAAGAATGTGGAATATTCGGCGACTTCGAAAATTGTTTCCGATAACGACGGAATGGCCGCAATCATCGATTCCAATCCGAACGCAATCGGGTTTATGGGAATGGGAAGCGCCCTCTTTGAAAACAAAGGAAGAGTCCGCGCCTTAGAATATTCTTTATCCGGAAAGGAACCATACGTAGTTCCGAGCATCGAGAACGTTTACAACAGAACGTATGAGTTATCGAGAGGATTGTATCTATTCTATCTTTCCGATCACGGACAAAAGATCGATGATTTTATAACCTACGTTACGAGTGAAGAAGGTCAGAAGACCATTCTAAAAAGCGGATATCTTCGCGGTTCGCTTCCGACCGTGGAAGTCGAAGTAAAAAAATAGAATAAAACTTTAGAATCCCGAGATTTTTTGAAAGGAAAAGGATTGATTTTCAACATTCTCGGGATCTAATCAAACTATGAGTCGCCGTACTTTACTCGGAATCGTTGCGCTGATCGTAGCAGGATGTTTTCTTGCAGACGGTTTTGCGGAGAGTAAATTAGAATCTTATAAACCCTTTGTAAGAGCGAAGGCCCAGTCCAGAACCATCACTCAGGTTTCCAATCCTTTCGCAAAGGGAATTTCATTCGGCGACGACGATAAAGGCCGAGTCGACTTTCTCAGACTGGATTGTTTCTCCGGTAAATTCTTACCAAACCATACCGTCCCCAAAATCGAAATCATATCCGGTAGAGTTTCTCTCTCTTTTCGTTACCTCTCTCTACCCCCACCGACGGCTGTTTAAGGAACCATTCAATTCTGTATTAGGGAGTAAGTCTCCCCGTTTTGAGGCAGTCGTTTCTTTGGGCAAAGAGAACCTTCTTCCTCGGACGCACACAGAATCTCCTTTTTGGAATCATTCTCATTCTTGTTCTGAATCTCCTAAAACTTGAGAATGTCCCCGACCGGAGATGCAATATAAAACGATGGCCGGAAGCAGGTTTCGAAAGTCCTCCTTCCGGCTTTTTTTAGAAAGGAAGAATTTCAGTTCTTAGTTGACGGAAGACACGAAGATCCGAGGATTTCAGAAGAGCAACGGAGTGATTCCACTGTCCACTTTTCCTTTTACCCAAACCTCACCCGTCCAAAACCAAACCACAAACCAGCCCGAGTGGTTGAATTGGAAATGGCAGATTCAAAATCGAATCAAAACACAAGAAGAACTGGGTGAAAAAATCGAACTCACTCCAAAAGAAAAACTCTCCTTTGACGCGTGTTCGACATTCTTCGCATTCTCCGTAACGCCTTATTATCTCGATCTCGCCGATCCCGAGGACCCGAACTGCCCGATTCGACTTCAGATCGTTCCTCAGGAAGAAGAGTTGATCCGAAACGGTTTTGAAAAACAGGATCCTCTCGCGGAAGAATCTCATATGCCGGTCAAAGGAGTTACACACCGTTATCCGGATCGGGCGCTCTGGTATCTTTCGCACGTCTGCGCCGTCTACTGCAGATTCTGCACTCGCAAAAGAAAGGTGAGTAAGTCCTTTCACACTCCGGGAAAGGAAGAATGGGATCAGGCTCTCGCGTATTTTCGAGCGCATACCGAAATCAAAGAAGT encodes the following:
- a CDS encoding phosphate ABC transporter substrate-binding protein, with product MKLKSLILFAIILSVALTGNCKPKETITVTGSETMHMMLQMIGLEYSRKKSGTQVIVNGGGSIEGIEKLFQGKTDIAAASRPLTEKELKEFDSRGKFESLAVAYDGIAIIVNPSNAVRKISLETASKVFSGEISDWSKLGGKAGKIQVVIRNDKSGTAAYFETHVLKQKDLGQKNYEARKNVEYSATSKIVSDNDGMAAIIDSNPNAIGFMGMGSALFENKGRVRALEYSLSGKEPYVVPSIENVYNRTYELSRGLYLFYLSDHGQKIDDFITYVTSEEGQKTILKSGYLRGSLPTVEVEVKK
- a CDS encoding histidine kinase N-terminal 7TM domain-containing protein, with product MDLTWSPFAFYSGLSFSIFTINFYITYRNLRVRGSKEFLFVLLGFAIYAFGSFFELLSRNERWILFWDDFQFIGNDIIVIAISFFIPRITSLTFVYKFPLVIFLVLVPLCNEILIWSGWHPEWIRTHILYLTDSPWKALTYDYGPWMKLFVVYYLSAQLLIVAILIWKFVTLKGFRKAQMFLLLIGILFPFLGALMTVAGLFPFLNPHLDVFPITGSITALVWAYGLFYFRMMDLIPVARDKVFNLIQDGILILDKNNIILDYNEEALKLFLNRLDTAGITLKEIYPDLDQLIQRFKNEKIDSIPDLRLFVNGELRYYEVALRNFSSQSDQSDFWILTLRNITERKLGEERAIEEKNFLNMILDSTRVLFVALDKEGKILRFNKACENAFGYLSEEVRGYPFWDIFAEAHKKDQIKKIYLRMIRGKFLPKTQEQWIGKHKERKLIQWENREIKDRNGKTDYIISAGADLTDVYNAENEIANLRSAYAEITRKNQLIEDQKKELEEIIDTLTKTQAQLVQTAKLADLGQLVSGIAHEINNPLGAIQASNQNIQHYTRSFREKSKDYFLLLNKLPERIRDQISSLIEFAGNHTDLVLGLERRKRAKEVRINLEKIGIENPSNDLCEIAIECGLYGREGEYSEILKHSEVIGILELITDLLGPERNSQTIQTAVERSSKILYALKSLAHFESNSILEEANIRENIDIVLALYQNLFRHGVDLSVEFEELPPVPIYRDDLLHLWTNLIMNAVQAMNYSGKLNIVGLRENGYAVIKVEDSGPGIPDSLRDKIFDPFFTTKPPGEGSGLGLDICLKIVEKHNGKIVFESEPGKTVFTVRLPYRHS
- a CDS encoding 1,2-dihydroxy-3-keto-5-methylthiopentene dioxygenase yields the protein MATIVRQNGLPEIKETNEVKSFLKERGIDYDHWKVPEGATELTNKEVLADAEKESLLGKLDDRFQTLKEKEGYQSRDLIVLHPNVSGLSEMLAKFDRVHYHTDEEVRYIVDGSGVFGFALKGEKFLVHVVKDDFISVPRNTNHWFYLDDQKRIKAVRYFQDMSGWVPNYVEETNSLD
- a CDS encoding PadR family transcriptional regulator; amino-acid sequence: MARVNKTRYALLGILGENPMNAYEIKKTIEQSIGFFWQESFGQIYPILKQLEKEACLKSSKEKKGSGSETTIYKITPKGKKELRDWLEKPVEKSPYRNELLLKLFFGNHVKKEVLIKHLQDTKEEVLRLMDIYENIRKFVSEMENPETNKTLSLITLDFGITTAKGFLDWAEESRDKIKKSDF
- the mtnB gene encoding methylthioribulose 1-phosphate dehydratase, which encodes MSVKKQLERLSLLGAAYHKNGWMPGTAGNLSVRFAGESGFWVSGSGLDKNLLNKRNFLFVDLESGKPASSKGAKPEKGLKPSAETSIHRAVYRAVEGAGCGLHVHTLESNLIGANTSKAEPIALLELPSIEILKAYGIWDENPKVYVPVIYNFPNVQDISDCLERYLKEYKPVVPFCIIEKHGITVWGKDLIVANRNLEATDFILKYMVSWKSLSYPRETKAVRQEQSSADRDRAEVFSTEFPVYPATFS
- the efp gene encoding elongation factor P, whose product is MTLGITEVKKGMVLKVEGDLYSVVKTEFVNPGKGSAFIRTKLKNLTRNSSIERTFKAAEKLESVELEKRNMTICYTEGDDIIFMDSNDFEQMPVSKEYVEDILPFLKEETAMEVTFYEGKPIGVIPPNFAILEVTYAEEGLKGDTSGTAQKRVTVETGGEINVPIFVKQGDVVKIDLRDLTYVERVNK
- a CDS encoding LB_289 family protein, which codes for MKRTELERRERDLRKAEKKTQLQDKRLASGKGSSVGEYIEELSALFRYDATEIFNTGDDIAVLELLEDIQANLPEKQWENVLRKAIKKTGVQEKDKAYNELKELMSEGEEESETEEEEVGV
- a CDS encoding SDR family oxidoreductase, translating into MPSSKEILPILVAGAGSGIGKSVLENLNAIGQNAIGISRTGIERESKSPFEFGKNYHCNLSRISEVPEFVSSLQKQFPILSGVYFTFGNGLFKPVEQITLEEWNAHFVLNLNSLFVLTKEILPLLKPGAFLCYLSSTAGYQGFPESTAYCASRHAIAGFAKALREELKPKGIRVITVYPGAVYTDIWKGREGFDQDDMIPVDDFGKWLATLSTLPDAVYPDEIRLLPRKGIL
- a CDS encoding phytoene desaturase family protein, which codes for MDIKEKHYDLILIGSGIGALTVASLMAQYRNKKVLILEQHFKAGGFTHVFKREGKFLWDVGIHYIGDMDENSMLRKIFDLITRGEVQWFKMPQIFEKFVYPGITFGENSDPEEYKKDLISLFPEEAKAIGHYFEDVQKVAGWHGRHMMLKALPPFLDKFGHAIDLIGADSALITTKEYMDRNFKSPKLKAILVSQWGDYGLPPSMSAFAIHALIVAHYLKGGYYPIGGSGVISQSIQKIVQEKGGRILLSREVQEILIEDGKAVGVKVKNRKKSEEAKEDVIEEYTAGAIVSNAGAYNTYTKLIPSKYQIPFLDKLKSFTDRFPLTTNVTLYLGLKDDPKKMGFLGENYWIYSSFDHDQNFKEGINWIEGNNKVPGAYLSFPSLKDPHAHGHTAEVIAFSDYSPFAKWKDQPWKERDEDYKKLKDSIRDRLLDYLEERFPGFKANIEYSEVSTPLTTEHFTQHKRGTIYGLPCVPDRFREKEAPWFSPVTPIKNLFLTGADAASPGMSGAMMGGISAVAHLTDGLKMIQIFREAGKKR